A window of Methylomonas sp. 11b genomic DNA:
CGAGAATCCAGGTCTTTCCAGAACACTCGGATCGGCAAGGTTTCCAGGATGGTCTGCAACAATAAATTGGATTCGGTCAGCGCTTTTTCGGATTTTAGTTGCTCGGTAATATCGAACAAAATGGCCAGGTTATCTCCGACATACGATTCGCCTAAGGATACCGAGCCTGCGAGCACAGTGCGCCGCTCGCCGTGTTTGCAATGAATTTCCGCTTGGATGGTTTCGAAACTTTGTATGCGACGGGATTTATCAGTCAACTCCTGCCAGTTTTCCATAATGGTCCGGCGGTAGACAGGGTCCGGATAGGCTTTGGGCCACCATTCGTCTAGCGATTTAATATCGTCCAGCGTGTAACCGAAAGCTTTGTTGAAAGCCGGATTTAGCAATGTGAAATTGCCTTTGGCGTCGTAAATGGCCTGGGGCACTGGGGAGTAGTCGATTATTGCCTTCAAACGCCGTTCGCTATCTGCCAGTCCTGTGGTAATCAGTTGCTGTTTGTGTAGGGTTAGTGCCAAAGTCGTGCCGGTCCAGGACAGTACCAATATATAAAACCATAGGTTCAGCAACTCGCTTTTCTCAAAATCGTCGCCAAAGAAGCCCAGATGATGTGCTGCTCCGAATAGCGCTTGGATGGTAATCAAGCCGGCAATCAGTGTCACGCCATGACGATTGAAACGGAGGGCGGCCCAAATGGCAAACAGAAACATCCAGTAACCGCGGGCGATTTTTCCAAAGACAGGCTGGAAAGCTTCGAGAAATACTACTTGGCCGGCGAACAAGGTCAGAATGATCAGCAGCAATGCTTCCAGGCCACGTTTTTCAGCAAGCCATTGGTTTGGCCAATTCCGCCAAACCAATAATATCGGCGTGGCCGTGACAATGCCGAAAGCATCCGCCATCCACCAATGTAAAATCGATTGCGGGATAGCCGCTAGTGGTATGAAACCGGCCTGATGTAAAGCCAAAGGGCCAATACCTGCACTGATCAACGAGCAAGCGGCGCCGGTCAGGGTTAGCCAGATAAAGTGGCCTGGCTCGGTCAAGTCTAAAGAAAAACGCTGTTGGTTTTTTAGCAGGTAGGCGGCTGTCGCCGATTCCAGTGTGTTGCCGGTTGCAATGGCAAAAGACAGTGGGAACGAGTCGTCTACCATCAAGCCGGCGGCAAAAGCACCCAGAAATATGCCTGGCCAATAGCGAAGGCCTTTCAGCAATAAAGCGGCCAATCCCAATCCGCCGGAAAACCACACCAAGGTGACATTGCCGGTTTCCGAGAAATAGGTGAGTACAATTTTAGCCAATAGGCAATAAAGCCCGGCCAAGCCGAGTATCGCCGGAAAGTCTAGCCAGCGGTAATTGGGAAATGCCATGAATCGCTTCACATCTGGTGTTTGGCTAAAGTTGCGGCAGTAAACCCGCCGCCAGCAAGCTTTCGTAGGCTTTATAAGCCGCTATTGCCGATAAAATCAGGAAAAACACGCCGCTGGCTTTATGCAGCAAGGACAAGGGGATTTTTTGCAATACGGTACGCCCGGCCAGCACGCCGAGTCCTGAAGTAAAGGCCAGTGCCAGCGTCGAGCCCAGCCAAACCGCAATCGGTTGCGCGGTGCTGCTGAACGCTACAACGGCCAGTTGGGTTTTATCGCCAAATTCGGCGACGGTAATCAATAAAAAGGTCGTAAAAAAAATGCCGTGGCCGCTTTTCTCGGCGATTTCTTCGTCGTCATCGTCTTCGTCGTGGTTGAGTAAGGCATGCAGACCGAATGCGGCAAAGAGCAGGGCGACGGTGGCCGCGACCAGATATTCCGGTAACCATTTCGCAATCGCCGCGCCGAAAACCACCGCCAAGGTGTTGAGCAGCGCGAACGCGGCGATAGCCCCCCACAGCACTGGAGCCGGTCTGTGCTTGGACGCTAAGGTCATGCATACCAATTGGCTTTTATCGCCGATTTCAGCTGCCGCGATCAGCGCAAAGCTGGTGCCGCCGGTCGCCAGTAATTCCGTAAGGTTTAATGCGCTTATTTGGGTGATGAATGCTGCTAGGTATTCCATTCGGTACTGAGGCGTTTGATCGGAAGATAAAAAGCCCAAAAGGCTTTTGCCTTTTGGGTGGCGTGCTTGGTTTAGTCGGTGTTTATGTCAGTATTTTGTCCAAGATCATCATGATGATGAAACCGGCCATTAATGAAAATGTAGCGATGCGCGAGCGGCCTTTGGAGTGCGTCTCCGGGATGATTTCTTCGCTGATGACAAACAACATCGCACCGGCCGCAAACCCCATAGCAATCGGCAGTACCGATGAAAACACCGTGACCATGGTAATGCCTAGCAGGCCACCCACCGGTTCCACCAAGCCTGTCAACGTGGCGATGGCGACGGCTTTCCATTTGTTGTAGCCCAAGCCCACCAAGGGCAGCGCTACCGCCAGACCTTCCGGCAAGTTTTGCAAGGCAATCGCAATAGACAATACCAAGCCATTTTTCATATCGCCGGAGCCAAAGCTGACGCCGACCGACATGCCTTCCGGGAAGTTATGGATGGTGATGGCGATGATGAATAAAGAGATTTTTTGCAGCGAATCCAAGGAATGATCGCTGACCGAATCAAAATGCAGATGCGGCAAACGGCTGTCGGCAAAATGCAGGAACAGCGCACCGATCAGCATGCCGGCCGACACGATCCATAAACCTTTGCCGGGCCAGATTTGCTCGCCGTAGTCCAGGCCGGGTACCAACAAAGAAAAGGCGGTGGCTGCCAACATCACGCCAGCCGCGGCACCCAGCAAACCATTGAATAATCGGTCGGAAATGTTTTTAAAGAACAGGGCAGGTAAGGCGCCGATGCCGGTCGCCAATCCCGCCAGCACGCTGGCCAGAAAGCCGATCACCACCACTTTGTCAAAAATAAGGTACAGACTGCCGAATACCAAAAGCTGGGAGAGCAAAAACAAACCGATAAATACACCCCAACGTTGCATCAGCGGCAAGGTCATTACATGCAGGTATTGGGGATGGGCTTGCAAGCGAAGATAGTAGTCTTCGAGCGTTTTTTGAATATTCAGCATATTTTTACCTTTATTGTTCTTGTGGCTAAAGCCGGGATTATACTGAATTCATTCGAATTGCCGATTTTTACCCACAATGTTTGCGGGGAGTTTCTCGGTCATCGGCAGATAACACTAAAGTTGTAAGACGGGAATCCGCTGTTGTTCACCATGCGGCGCAAGCGCTTTATAAAAAGGCTCTGGTTGTATCCTAGGCCGGTTTCGATTTACAGTGCCGGTTTTGGCGGCCATCATGTGGCTTGATCCGGTGTTTCGGCGTTTTTCAGGAGTTCGACAGAATGAAGGTTTTGCAAGGTTTTACAGCAGTTAGCGTTATCGCGGTCACCAGCGCTTGTGCACCCGTTCAACAGCAGGTTTCAGATCAGACTTTTGCTCTGGGCGGATCTCAAGCCGGCTATGGTTCTGGTGCTGTGGGTGCCGTCGCCGGGGCAATGGGGCAGACTAGCCAATTGGGATTGATCGACATATTGGTCGGCCAGTTGGGAATCAGTCCGCAGCAAGCGCTGGGCGGTGTGGGTTCAATTTTTTCCGTGGCGCAGCAACGCATGAATCCCGGTGACTTCTCGCAATTGAGCAATGCCGTGCCGGGAATGGACCGCTATTTGTCCTCGGTGCCT
This region includes:
- a CDS encoding TMEM165/GDT1 family protein, which gives rise to MEYLAAFITQISALNLTELLATGGTSFALIAAAEIGDKSQLVCMTLASKHRPAPVLWGAIAAFALLNTLAVVFGAAIAKWLPEYLVAATVALLFAAFGLHALLNHDEDDDDEEIAEKSGHGIFFTTFLLITVAEFGDKTQLAVVAFSSTAQPIAVWLGSTLALAFTSGLGVLAGRTVLQKIPLSLLHKASGVFFLILSAIAAYKAYESLLAAGLLPQL
- a CDS encoding ZIP family metal transporter; its protein translation is MLNIQKTLEDYYLRLQAHPQYLHVMTLPLMQRWGVFIGLFLLSQLLVFGSLYLIFDKVVVIGFLASVLAGLATGIGALPALFFKNISDRLFNGLLGAAAGVMLAATAFSLLVPGLDYGEQIWPGKGLWIVSAGMLIGALFLHFADSRLPHLHFDSVSDHSLDSLQKISLFIIAITIHNFPEGMSVGVSFGSGDMKNGLVLSIAIALQNLPEGLAVALPLVGLGYNKWKAVAIATLTGLVEPVGGLLGITMVTVFSSVLPIAMGFAAGAMLFVISEEIIPETHSKGRSRIATFSLMAGFIIMMILDKILT
- a CDS encoding DUF2780 domain-containing protein, encoding MKVLQGFTAVSVIAVTSACAPVQQQVSDQTFALGGSQAGYGSGAVGAVAGAMGQTSQLGLIDILVGQLGISPQQALGGVGSIFSVAQQRMNPGDFSQLSNAVPGMDRYLSSVPQQVSAAGSQSLLGAAGGLMGGQLGSLANLAGSFQSLGMNPSMVSQFVPVVLQYVQNQSGAGAMSLLQHALY